The Vanessa cardui chromosome 27, ilVanCard2.1, whole genome shotgun sequence region agcccactgccacttcagcttactaatccggtgggctatgtcgatgataatgataatagttTATGAGATTTATTTTCAACAACCATTGTTTTGAAGAGAAGATATTTGTATAAGTATCGGCTTCATTATAATCATCATATAAACCGGGAGACGACCACCGCTGGACACTGAAGTCACCTCCGCTAAGGATTTCCACGATGGCTGGATAGCGCTACCCGCGTTTCAACGCTTTCAACTCTCTCATTTACTACTCTTCGAGTGACCTCATTTTACGATCTTTATTACTCATTATCTACGATACTTAAGTGGAGATGCAATtgatcatcaacagcctgtaaatttcccactgctgggctaaaacctcctctacctttgaggagaaggtttgaacatattccaccacactttccgatgggggttggtggaatgcacatatggcagaatttctatgaaattagacacatgcaggtttcctcacgatgtttttcaccgccgagcatgagatcaattataaacacacaattaagcacataaatattcagtgatgctggtggtggttaagatgcacgcgttcttactaATAGGCCATCTCAGTTCTTTTTCAATTGATTCTCGAAATACATTCCACGAGGTCATGATATACATCACTAGAGCTAGCCAAATTACCCGACCTGGCTTAGCACGGGAAGCATAGACCTACATAGCAcgtatatatgttgtatatgtaAGATTTCGTTACCATTTAAGCGGCAATAACTTGAATATTCCCATCTAATTTCATCCACAGAATTATACGTGTAAGCCTTTGAGATAACTTCTTCCATTGGTAAATCGTAATCCTCCTAGGAGGCAATCTCCTTCAACCGTCCGACTAACTTTGTCGAGTTTTTACCTACTTcgatatgtttatatgtatatatgtacaaaataatctagtaaTCCAACAATCTAATCTACATAAAACTACACGCAGAATTATtagtagtaaatatttatattttgttattaaggATAAATCATGTGATATCACTAATCTGTGTTTAGATTTGGATCTAACGTTTTCAAAgacgaaaatattttcaaaaataattattattgcaattaTTGCACGTAAATGTTAGCAGTGAGTATCCCTTATTCTCATTTTAGCCATAACTactttttccataacacaagttcttaagctacttacattgggattagagtaatgtatgtgatgttgtccaatatttattattattattctctgAGTACCAGGACGACCTTGAGATTGAGCAAGACCTAACCGGGATATaatgtattcttttttcaatgtctaatataatataacaatattttcataataagtcGAAATACATTTACGGgcaataaaaatgatatcgaGGTtctgttagacaaaaaaaaattaaaattgtataaatatttctttattgcaGATACATATATAGGTATGATATCATTCCTATTTGATATTGTTAACTTGTCCAATCAAAATAGGTGTTACATTGGAAATGATTGAACGTCAGAAATGTAAGGTTTTAGAGGAGAGCTCCGTATCCATAACCAGCTCGGAAAAGTCCAGCGTAGTTGCCGATGCCGTAGCCGAGACCGTAAGCACCGTACGCTCCGTAAGGAGCACCCAGTGGACCTAGACCACAAGGCTCACCGAGGCCGAAAGGTTCAGCGAGGCCCAGAGGACGACCAAGACCAAAAGGTCCCGCGAGACCAAAAGGTTCGTTCAGACCAAGAGGTCCAGCGAGACCAAAAGGTTCGTTCAGACCAAGAGGGCCAGCAATACCAAAGGGTCCCAATCCATTTCCAATGCATGCACCAGCAATGGACTGAAACGAAAGCAATTGatagtattattatacaaacatactaatttaaatcaaaaatagttGATATAATCGTTATATTTACCTGGATCAAGAGCGCCAGAGCGCAGACCAAAAGCACAGCCTTGTACATGTTTGCTGTTTGTGTACAAACTCGACAATGTTGGTAACGGATGAACACGCAATATATATacgaaaactattatataaagacTGAGAAACGCAGTAAACGTTATGTTCTGAAAATATATCTCTATCTTGAATAAAACGTGACTTTTAAGCATATTCGTCACCTAATAATACTAATTTCTTCTTGATTATCAATGAGTAATATTGTTCATTGATTCTGTATACCGCGGTTACGTGTACGTGATGACAATATCTCAGAAACACTCAGACAAATTTAGACGatgttaactttattttaattgatacaattattttctgTTAGAAGAACATTAAATAGTTATACGTACTTTTCTTGGTTTACAGCTATTAGGtgcattatgaaataataagacTTTACAGGCCGTAGAGCATATTGGAATATAAAGACTACCCCCTTTTTTGTCTCCCTCCCTACGTTAATCCTGGCATATGAGGGAATCGCTGGTACTAGTGGACCAGAATACTCAACCAACCCAAAGCTAATATCTCTTTAATTAGGGGTAAAGGATCTTGAGAATAAACATCATCGGTATTTATGGGTAAGCAGAGCCATCATCACAGgcttgaaggatgagtgagccagtcctACAGGCGTAAGGTTTTTATTATCTAATGTTATCGCAATCTTCAATGCACTTGAAGCATTCCTGATTTAAGGGATGGTTGATGACTGTAGGAGAGGGTGATCATTTACCATCTaccaaaggaaaaaaaatacggCTTTATTCGACGTACGATGAGGCCAAATTGAggtaaaaatttatacatttttaatcatcCAAGCTGTTTATCCCATTCGAAATATATGCTATCATACAACTTATAAGAACATATGTCCTGACAGTGGAAATTTTAATGACACTATATTAGTCCAGTCATTGCGTCgaaaaaattaagcaaataaatgaaaatgaaattagcAAGTTAATTTCATTGTAGTCATTCATCATGTTGTAGAGAATACCCAGAAAAGCTTGAGTTTTTCGACCATCTCCGGGGCCAAAGGCCGCCGTCTTGAATAAAGGGGTAAAATTTGTTTCTCGGCAATAATTCGGCTATCCGATGagattcaaaaatgtttatgaGAACCTTTTATGTAGCTTTTTTTGTGctttacatttaaatcaaaCGATTTTTAGCGTATCACGCATAGTTATTTAAGATCgatcaaaaaagtcaaaaattaaGGACATTTTTGTGTTAAGTTTTAGTTTTGgtcataaatattgaaaaatttgtAAGATTCATACTGTAGTGTAGTATTAAGACCTACAATTTCcttttcgtattattttatttttgacgttTAATCAGTATCAATGTAAATATTAGTcattaatagttaaaaaaatcttttattaggTGTACTGGATGACCTAGTTACTGACCTAATTAATTATTGTCACGTTCCTCTAAGATAGATAACTTTAGAGAACACGTCACGTCGCTGATAACGTTACGTTTTGTTTatagttttcatataaataacgcGTGTGCTTTCGTAACCAACATTGTCGAGTTTGTACACAAACAGCAAACATGTACAAGGCTGTGCTTTTGGTCTGCGCTATGGCGCTCGCGATCCAGGTAAATATAACGATTATATCaactatttttgattaaaataatatgtttgtataataataataccaattGTTTTCGTTTCAGTCCATTGCTGGAGCATGCATTGGAAATGGATTGGGACCCTTTGGTAATGCTGGCCCTCTTGGTCTGAACGAACCTTTTGGTCTCGCGGGACCTTTTGGTCTTGGTCGTCCTCTGGGCCTCGCTGAACCTTTCGGCCTCGGTGAGACTTGTGGTCTAGGTCCACTGGGTGCTCCTTACGGAGCATACGGTGCTTACGGTCTCGGCTACGGCATCGGCAACTACGCTGGACCTTTCCGAGCCGGTTATGGATACGGCGCTCTCCTCTAAAACCTTACATTTCTAACGTTCAATCATTTCCAATGTAACACCTC contains the following coding sequences:
- the LOC124540994 gene encoding glycine-rich protein-like → MYKAVLLVCALALLIQSIAGACIGNGLGPFGIAGPLGLNEPFGLAGPLGLNEPFGLAGPFGLGRPLGLAEPFGLGEPCGLGPLGAPYGAYGAYGLGYGIGNYAGLFRAGYGYGALL
- the LOC124540996 gene encoding chorion class A protein L11-like — its product is MYKAVLLVCAMALAIQSIAGACIGNGLGPFGNAGPLGLNEPFGLAGPFGLGRPLGLAEPFGLGETCGLGPLGAPYGAYGAYGLGYGIGNYAGPFRAGYGYGALL